The window CTATACAACACGAGAAATCAAAGGCAATCCTTAGGATCTTTGATCACATTAGTATTTATTTTTTAATTGCAGGTACCTATACTCCATTTTTAATTTTAGGAGTTGGAGGATTCACCGGTTGGTTAATGTTCGGAATAGTTTGGGGGATTGCCTTGATTGGAACAATATTTAAGATATTTTTCACCCATCGGTTCCCTCGCTTATCACTTTTTCTGTATTTAGGAATGGGTTGGATAGCTGTGTTTATTGCGAAGCCGTTATTCTTAGAGTTATCTACTACGGTTTTATCTTTATTGATTGGGGGAGGAGTGAGCTATACCTTGGGGACTATATTTTATACAAATCAAAAAATGCGTTA is drawn from Marivirga arenosa and contains these coding sequences:
- the trhA gene encoding PAQR family membrane homeostasis protein TrhA yields the protein MKRPQTLEEELANSLTHGFGILFSVVAISLLITFSVLEGSVLHIISSSFFGGAFLLMYTFSTIYHAIQHEKSKAILRIFDHISIYFLIAGTYTPFLILGVGGFTGWLMFGIVWGIALIGTIFKIFFTHRFPRLSLFLYLGMGWIAVFIAKPLFLELSTTVLSLLIGGGVSYTLGTIFYTNQKMRYAHAIWHVFVLIGTITHFIAVMYLL